The following are encoded together in the Desulfonispora thiosulfatigenes DSM 11270 genome:
- a CDS encoding WecB/TagA/CpsF family glycosyltransferase — translation MRRRIYLLGSLVDKVNLKQALEKIEEFIESKTPHHVITANAEIIYTGRENKSLSRTLNKADLVTADGSGVMWASKYIKDPIEERVTGIDLLNAICKQAPKKGWKLYFLGGEPGIAEKAVLKVLELEPECQIVGYENGYFNEEETPKVIENIQKSAPDILFVALGAPRQEFWIREHLKELNVPVCIGVGGSFDVLAGKAQRAPEWMQNNSLEWLYRLYKEPWRYKRMLALPKFVLAVIGQKQKGEEDIQDEEKK, via the coding sequence ATGAGAAGACGCATTTACCTGCTAGGTTCACTAGTAGATAAGGTAAATCTAAAACAAGCTTTAGAAAAAATAGAAGAATTCATTGAAAGCAAAACTCCCCATCATGTGATTACAGCCAATGCCGAGATAATTTACACAGGCAGAGAAAACAAAAGCCTAAGTCGTACTTTAAACAAGGCAGACCTCGTAACAGCAGATGGATCAGGAGTAATGTGGGCCTCAAAATATATCAAGGACCCAATTGAAGAAAGAGTAACTGGAATAGACCTGTTAAATGCTATTTGCAAACAAGCCCCTAAAAAAGGCTGGAAATTGTACTTTTTAGGTGGTGAACCAGGCATAGCCGAAAAGGCTGTCTTAAAAGTTTTAGAACTTGAGCCTGAGTGTCAGATAGTAGGTTATGAAAATGGTTACTTTAATGAAGAAGAAACACCCAAAGTAATAGAAAACATCCAAAAATCAGCACCCGATATTCTTTTTGTGGCTCTCGGAGCTCCAAGACAAGAGTTTTGGATCAGAGAACACTTAAAAGAATTAAATGTCCCTGTCTGCATAGGGGTAGGGGGAAGCTTTGATGTACTAGCTGGTAAGGCGCAGCGTGCACCCGAATGGATGCAAAACAATAGCTTAGAATGGCTTTACAGGCTCTATAAAGAACCCTGGCGCTATAAAAGGATGCTCGCACTCCCTAAATTCGTGCTTGCTGTAATAGGGCAAAAGCAAAAAGGGGAAGAAGACATTCAAGATGAAGAGAAAAAATGA